One window of Cataglyphis hispanica isolate Lineage 1 chromosome 12, ULB_Chis1_1.0, whole genome shotgun sequence genomic DNA carries:
- the LOC126853369 gene encoding uncharacterized protein LOC126853369, with product MLALISLYVCFYLFRVANSSTLTAPPLSALIVAFESVYDLSLLANTLSDQGIYATLIIPSHAANDLYNNLIDVEVLQLNVDIDKSSVSADRRALEACNSLFRDEEILKKIQEFQPTFTIFPALRHDGCLLPFVKYIESIPVIWIMHPDEELYAFECTKVALPIHSGGFWSRLSKSFAGRSIFSAAKNGYLTPALKLVTKYLPDVNFDLDHLYSDVRLVLWGADTVLRSNFAFLTQLLVEVGCHHCRGAHPLPGDLQKLLIEHRLGTIVALLDENYEILIQELAKKLPQGREGQAIVWRINKNDTNVAMPENLFIREDVDRQDLIGYSRTRVVLSHCADTEFLEAAFHRTPVICLPRDTHESRNTVRAVELGFARSMKNNYASAEETANIVHEMHETTAYRESARKVSLAIRDRLNPASDRLVYWLGYIARTKDDDRKFHRPKSQARTLTEDIQFFIGLLVGVIFGIVCTGSAVVMRYLITVNKVQKSKGRYTR from the exons ATGTTGGCTCTAATtagtttatatgtatgtttttatttatttcgagttGCAAATAGCTCGACGCTGACAGCACCTCCTCTATCAGCTTTAATAGTTGCGTTTGAAAGTGTGTATGATTTATCGTTACTCGCCAATACTTTATCGGATCAAGGGATCTATGCGACGTTAATAATACCGTCTCATGCTGCTAAcgatctttataataatttaattgacgTTGAAGTGTTACAATTGAATGTTGATATTGATAAATCATCAGTATCTGCTGATAGACGCGCATTAGAAGCCTGCAATAGTCTTTTCAGAgatgaagaaatattaaaaaagatacaagaaTTTCAGCCTACATTCACCATTTTTCCAGCATTAAG acatGATGGCTGCTTACTTCcatttgtcaaatatatcgAATCTATTCCAGTAATTTGGATAATGCATCCAGATGAAGAATTATATGCATTTGAATGTACTAAAGTTGCTTTGCCAATACATAGTGGCGGATTCTGGTCAAGACTCTCAAAAAGTTTTGCAGGGAGATCCATATTCTCTGCTGCTAAAAATGGCTATCTAACTCCTGCTTTAAAATTAGTAACCAAGTATTTACCAGATGTTAATTTCGACTTGGATCATCTTTATTCTGATGTTCGTCTAGTGCTTTGGGGAGCTGATACAGTGTTGCGTtccaattttgcatttttgacACAATTACTTGTGGAG GTAGGCTGTCATCATTGTAGAGGCGCACATCCTTTACCTGgagatttacaaaaattattgatagaaCACAGATTGGGTACTATTGTTGCTCTATTAGACGAGAATTACGAGATATTGATACAAGAATTGGCAAAAAAATTGCCTCAAGGTAGGGAAGGTCAAGCTATTGTGTGGAGAATCAAcaaaaatgatacaaatgTGGCTATGCcggaaaatctttttatacgcGAAGATGTTGACCGCCAAGACCTCATAG GTTACAGCCGAACCAGAGTGGTGTTGAGTCATTGTGCCGATACAGAATTCTTGGAAGCTGCCTTTCATAGGACACCCGTGATATGTCTGCCGAGGGACACGCACGAGTCTCGCAATACCGTCCGTGCGGTCGAGTTGGGCTTCGCGCGATCCATGAAGAACAATTACGCGTCGGCTGAGGAGACAGCGAACATCGTGCACGAGATGCACGAGACGACCGCTTATCGCGAGAGCGCACGAAAAGTCTCCTTAGCGATACGCGATAGACTCAATCCGGCTTCCGACAGGCTCGTTTATTGGCTGGGTTACATCGCGAGAACGAAAGACGATGATAGAAAGTTTCACAGACCAAAAAGCCAGGCGAGAACGCTTACAGAGGATATCCAGTTCTTTATCGGTCTTCTGGTAGGTGTGATTTTCGGAATCGTCTGTACGGGCAGTGCGGTAGTCATGCGATATCTAATTACGGTCAACAAAGTGCAGAAATCAAAGGGGCGATACACGCGATGA